A DNA window from Iodobacter ciconiae contains the following coding sequences:
- a CDS encoding phosphatidylglycerophosphatase A family protein, which yields MSHKQAPLVRPTWRFLSVHPAHFIAFGFGSGLPQKAPGTFGTLAALPLYAILMQWLSPAGIAWLCLPVFVIGCWASEITGKTLGVHDYGGIVIDEIVAMWLVLLFVPVTVAGWTLAFVLFRLFDILKPWPICWFDLRVPGGIGVMIDDILAGAYAVLVLLIIQHFYPLV from the coding sequence ATGAGTCATAAACAAGCTCCTCTGGTGCGCCCAACATGGCGCTTTCTATCCGTTCACCCTGCGCATTTTATTGCCTTTGGTTTTGGTAGTGGTCTGCCCCAAAAAGCGCCTGGTACTTTTGGCACGCTCGCAGCCCTGCCGCTCTATGCCATCCTGATGCAGTGGCTTTCTCCTGCAGGCATTGCATGGCTTTGTTTGCCTGTCTTTGTTATTGGCTGCTGGGCGAGTGAAATAACAGGCAAAACTTTGGGTGTGCATGATTATGGCGGTATTGTGATCGATGAGATTGTGGCAATGTGGCTGGTACTGTTGTTTGTGCCGGTAACAGTAGCAGGATGGACGCTGGCTTTTGTACTGTTTCGCTTGTTCGATATTCTGAAACCATGGCCCATTTGCTGGTTTGATCTGCGCGTGCCCGGGGGCATAGGGGTAATGATCGACGATATTCTTGCCGGCGCTTATGCGGTTCTGGTGTTACTCATTATTCAGCATTTTTACCCGCTGGTGTGA
- the thiL gene encoding thiamine-phosphate kinase, translating into MNEFDLITHYFKRPAKNADLGVGDDAALVSVAAGHQLAISADMLVEGRHFFSDANPERLGCKALAVNLSDLAAMGAKPSWFTLSLALPKMDEPWLAAFSRGLFAMADQHDISLIGGDTTCGPLTIAIQIAGSLPRGQALLRSGAKPGDEVWVSGALGAAAAAVMHRTGRVSLPDDVAERCDLRLDLPIPRIELGLRLRGIASAALDISDGLLADLRHICEQSACGAEVWMDAVPFAGELDALPESLRYEAFLAGGDDYELCFTAAPDQHKAIIALADELKLGLTHIGKIIQGTTVHLIDAKQQHLPIIFHGFDHFAYES; encoded by the coding sequence TTGAATGAATTTGACCTGATTACTCATTATTTCAAGCGTCCGGCCAAAAATGCAGATTTAGGTGTTGGCGATGATGCGGCTTTAGTCTCTGTAGCTGCCGGGCACCAGCTGGCGATCTCTGCCGATATGCTGGTTGAGGGACGGCACTTTTTTTCTGACGCCAATCCCGAGCGTCTGGGGTGTAAGGCACTGGCCGTTAATTTGTCAGATCTTGCCGCGATGGGGGCAAAACCCAGCTGGTTTACGCTTTCTCTGGCTTTGCCAAAAATGGATGAGCCGTGGCTGGCGGCATTTAGCCGTGGCCTGTTTGCAATGGCCGATCAGCATGATATTTCGCTAATCGGAGGGGACACGACCTGTGGCCCTTTAACAATTGCGATTCAGATTGCCGGTAGCCTGCCGCGCGGGCAGGCGCTTTTGAGAAGCGGAGCAAAACCTGGTGACGAAGTCTGGGTGTCCGGGGCGTTAGGTGCCGCTGCAGCGGCGGTTATGCACCGTACAGGGCGTGTCAGCCTGCCTGATGATGTAGCTGAGCGATGTGATCTTCGTCTGGATCTGCCTATCCCCCGTATTGAGCTGGGTTTACGCTTGCGGGGTATTGCCAGTGCCGCTCTGGATATTTCTGATGGCTTGCTGGCCGATTTGCGGCATATTTGTGAGCAATCGGCTTGTGGTGCTGAAGTTTGGATGGATGCAGTGCCGTTTGCTGGGGAGCTGGATGCTTTGCCCGAATCGCTGCGGTATGAGGCTTTTCTGGCGGGAGGGGACGATTACGAGTTGTGTTTTACTGCAGCACCCGATCAGCATAAGGCTATTATTGCCCTGGCTGATGAGCTGAAATTAGGGCTCACTCATATTGGTAAAATTATTCAGGGTACAACAGTGCATCTTATTGATGCGAAGCAGCAGCACCTGCCGATTATCTTTCATGGATTCGATCATTTCGCTTATGAGTCATAA
- a CDS encoding 5'-methylthioadenosine/adenosylhomocysteine nucleosidase — MKIGIIGAMEPEVVHLIASLENSSKETIAGIDFYSGTLADHQVIVTRSGIGKVAASIATTLLIAKYQPEAIINTGSAGGFVDHLSIGDIVISSEVRHHDVDVTAFGYEIGQMAQQPAAFTPDANLVAAAHRAVASLGQVQAIDGLICTGDSFICDSTRTAQMLKNFPTMAACEMEAAAIAQVCYQHDVPFVIIRSLSDNANNDSPIDFDQYIIKAGHHSALMVIALLGQLDAAGGSFQAINKQQKIQALH, encoded by the coding sequence ATGAAGATTGGAATTATTGGTGCAATGGAGCCGGAAGTCGTCCACCTTATTGCCTCACTTGAAAACAGCAGCAAAGAAACTATCGCCGGTATCGACTTTTACAGCGGCACACTGGCTGATCATCAGGTCATCGTTACCCGCTCTGGGATTGGCAAAGTCGCCGCCAGCATCGCCACCACGCTGTTAATTGCCAAATATCAGCCTGAAGCCATCATCAACACCGGCTCGGCTGGCGGCTTTGTGGATCATTTATCGATTGGCGATATCGTGATCTCATCCGAAGTGCGCCATCACGATGTAGATGTCACCGCTTTTGGCTATGAAATCGGCCAGATGGCGCAGCAGCCTGCAGCCTTTACGCCTGATGCCAATTTAGTCGCCGCAGCCCACCGCGCAGTAGCCAGCCTTGGTCAGGTACAGGCAATTGACGGGCTGATCTGCACAGGCGACAGCTTCATTTGCGACAGCACCCGCACAGCGCAAATGCTCAAAAACTTCCCGACCATGGCCGCATGCGAAATGGAAGCCGCTGCGATTGCACAGGTTTGCTACCAGCATGATGTCCCCTTCGTGATCATCAGATCCCTTTCTGATAATGCGAACAACGACTCACCAATCGATTTTGATCAATACATCATCAAAGCAGGCCACCATTCTGCACTTATGGTCATTGCATTACTGGGGCAGCTGGATGCTGCAGGCGGATCTTTCCAAGCCATCAACAAGCAACAAAAGATCCAGGCCCTGCATTAA
- a CDS encoding ParA family protein, whose amino-acid sequence MTVIVVFNQKGGVGKTTVSANLAAAIAKNGVEPLVIDLDPQAHLTSLYGVKPKNHQSIYRFFQGASTLSDLIITRDDGINFVPSHLELGKVDAQLTRHKDHVWRLKLALTAEMLSGYGLPIIIDCTPTLGVLSFSAMFAADIILAPVAAEYLALNGAVQLAQTLKGLEKFQARKPRRFLINRYTPGQITSETVAGQLIKHFPGEVLKTRIREQEALSAAVGSGANIFDFAPTSGAAADFTFLLDELIESNLISLSLDLPFE is encoded by the coding sequence ATGACGGTTATTGTCGTTTTCAATCAAAAAGGTGGTGTAGGAAAAACTACGGTAAGCGCCAACCTGGCCGCCGCCATAGCCAAAAATGGCGTAGAGCCGCTGGTAATTGATTTAGACCCGCAAGCCCACCTCACTTCGCTTTACGGGGTTAAGCCAAAAAACCACCAAAGTATTTATCGCTTCTTTCAAGGGGCAAGCACGCTATCTGATTTAATTATTACAAGAGATGACGGCATCAACTTTGTGCCCTCACATTTAGAGCTGGGGAAAGTAGATGCCCAGCTTACCCGCCACAAAGATCATGTATGGCGCCTCAAGCTGGCACTGACAGCAGAAATGCTTTCGGGCTATGGCCTCCCCATCATTATTGACTGCACCCCCACGCTCGGCGTGCTGTCTTTTTCTGCCATGTTTGCCGCCGACATCATTCTGGCCCCTGTTGCCGCCGAATACCTGGCCCTGAACGGCGCGGTACAGCTGGCGCAAACACTGAAAGGACTTGAGAAGTTTCAGGCCAGAAAGCCAAGGCGCTTTCTGATCAACCGCTACACGCCAGGGCAAATTACATCAGAAACCGTAGCAGGCCAGCTAATCAAGCATTTTCCCGGAGAAGTACTTAAAACCCGGATCAGAGAGCAAGAAGCACTCTCTGCGGCAGTGGGCAGCGGGGCCAACATCTTTGACTTCGCCCCGACTTCCGGCGCAGCAGCAGATTTTACATTCTTACTGGACGAGCTGATCGAATCAAACCTGATCTCGCTATCACTGGACTTACCGTTTGAGTGA
- the mog gene encoding molybdopterin adenylyltransferase, which produces MNTIKIGLVSISDRASSGVYQDLGIPALKEWLGHALSSPHSTTSRLISDEQELIEATLKELVDTEGCHLVLTTGGTGPALRDVTPDATLAVADRVMPGFGEQMRQISLHYVPTALLSRQVGVIRKQCLILNLPGQPKSIKETLEGVKDENGKVLVNGIFAAVPYCIQLLDGPCIETHPAIVASFRPKSAIKN; this is translated from the coding sequence ATGAATACGATCAAAATTGGCCTTGTTTCTATCTCTGACCGTGCCTCAAGCGGGGTATATCAGGACTTGGGTATTCCGGCGCTGAAAGAGTGGCTAGGGCATGCACTCAGCAGCCCGCACAGCACTACCAGCCGCCTGATTAGTGATGAGCAAGAGTTAATCGAAGCCACACTTAAAGAGCTGGTCGATACAGAAGGATGTCACCTTGTCCTAACCACCGGCGGCACCGGCCCTGCGCTGCGCGATGTCACGCCGGACGCTACGCTGGCTGTCGCAGATCGCGTCATGCCCGGTTTTGGCGAGCAGATGCGCCAGATCAGCCTGCATTATGTTCCCACGGCCCTTCTTAGCCGTCAGGTGGGTGTCATTCGTAAGCAATGCCTGATTTTAAACCTGCCCGGCCAGCCCAAATCAATCAAAGAAACACTGGAAGGTGTAAAAGATGAAAATGGCAAAGTATTGGTCAACGGCATTTTCGCCGCCGTGCCCTACTGTATCCAGCTATTGGACGGCCCCTGTATCGAAACCCATCCGGCCATCGTCGCAAGTTTCAGGCCTAAATCTGCCATTAAAAATTAA
- the ribH gene encoding 6,7-dimethyl-8-ribityllumazine synthase, which translates to MSVAANIPFIAPNLAGSGLRIGIVMSRFNTPVCEGLRDACVAELKTLGVAEQDMLITTVPGALEIPLVLAAMAESDRFDALIALGAVIRGETYHFELVANESGAGVSRIGLDYGIVVANAILTTENDEQAEVRVLEKGTDAARVAVETANLLKALQV; encoded by the coding sequence ATGAGCGTCGCTGCAAATATTCCTTTTATTGCACCTAATCTGGCAGGTAGTGGTTTACGGATTGGTATTGTAATGAGCCGCTTTAATACACCGGTTTGCGAAGGTTTACGCGATGCTTGCGTTGCAGAACTTAAAACACTGGGTGTGGCTGAACAAGATATGCTGATCACCACCGTACCGGGGGCTTTGGAAATTCCCCTGGTTCTGGCTGCGATGGCTGAATCGGATCGTTTTGATGCCCTGATTGCCCTAGGGGCAGTGATTCGGGGAGAAACCTATCACTTTGAGCTGGTTGCCAATGAATCAGGCGCCGGTGTAAGCCGTATCGGACTTGATTACGGTATTGTTGTGGCAAATGCCATCTTAACCACTGAAAACGACGAACAGGCTGAAGTGCGTGTGCTTGAAAAAGGCACTGATGCTGCGCGTGTCGCCGTGGAAACAGCGAATTTATTAAAGGCATTGCAAGTATGA
- the pmbA gene encoding metalloprotease PmbA codes for MVLEQAKNQGATACDVDVSEGYGQNVSVRLGEVETIEYNRDKGVGVTVYLGQQKGHASSSDFSADAIKETVKAALAIARFTAADSFAGLPDADRLATFFPDFDLYHPWDLSVEGAIALATECEDAARGVDARISNSEGASVSTGASRFVYANSLGFVGAERSSRYSLSAAVIAEDESGMQRDYWYSSARSHLDLDSAAAVGRRAGERSLRRLGARRVKTGEYPVLFEAPVASGLIGTFVQAVSGSSLYRKSSFLPDSLGQTIFAPCVSIKEDPFLKKGMSSGAFDAEGVATVARDVVSQGVLNGYFLSSYSARKLGMSTTGNAGGSHNLIVAPTHTFTQLLAELGTGLFVTELLGHGTNMVTGDYSRGAAGFWVENGVIQHAVEEITIAGNLRDIFKNIVGIGDDSQPWSSRKVGSILVSKMTVAGE; via the coding sequence ATGGTGCTTGAGCAGGCAAAAAATCAAGGTGCAACAGCCTGCGATGTGGATGTCTCCGAAGGTTATGGACAAAATGTATCGGTACGCCTGGGGGAAGTGGAAACCATCGAATACAACCGCGATAAAGGCGTGGGCGTTACCGTTTATCTGGGCCAGCAAAAAGGTCACGCCAGCAGTAGTGATTTCTCAGCTGATGCCATTAAAGAAACCGTAAAAGCTGCGCTGGCCATTGCCCGTTTTACCGCAGCAGATTCTTTCGCAGGCTTGCCGGATGCAGACCGGCTGGCGACGTTTTTCCCTGATTTTGATTTATACCATCCATGGGATTTGTCGGTAGAAGGCGCCATTGCGCTGGCAACCGAGTGTGAAGATGCTGCCCGCGGTGTGGACGCGCGTATCAGCAATTCGGAAGGCGCATCGGTCTCCACCGGGGCGAGCCGTTTTGTGTATGCCAATTCTTTAGGTTTTGTGGGTGCAGAGCGCAGCTCGCGCTATAGCCTTTCTGCTGCAGTGATTGCCGAGGATGAATCGGGCATGCAGCGTGATTACTGGTACAGCTCGGCCAGATCTCATCTGGATCTGGATTCGGCTGCTGCGGTGGGGCGGCGGGCGGGTGAGCGATCTTTACGCCGTCTTGGTGCGCGCCGCGTTAAAACCGGCGAGTATCCGGTTTTATTTGAAGCGCCTGTGGCTTCCGGCCTGATTGGCACTTTTGTGCAGGCTGTCAGTGGCAGTAGTCTTTACCGCAAATCAAGTTTTTTACCTGATAGCTTAGGACAAACTATTTTTGCGCCTTGTGTCAGCATTAAAGAAGATCCGTTTCTTAAAAAAGGCATGAGCAGCGGCGCGTTTGATGCCGAGGGTGTGGCAACGGTTGCGCGTGATGTGGTCAGTCAGGGCGTGCTTAATGGTTATTTCTTATCCAGCTATTCCGCACGTAAGTTGGGTATGAGCACGACTGGTAATGCGGGTGGCTCGCATAATCTGATTGTTGCGCCAACACATACCTTTACGCAATTGCTGGCAGAGCTGGGTACGGGCTTATTTGTGACCGAGCTACTGGGTCACGGCACCAATATGGTAACGGGCGATTATTCACGTGGTGCTGCAGGCTTTTGGGTGGAAAACGGCGTGATTCAACACGCGGTAGAAGAAATTACCATTGCCGGTAATTTGCGTGACATCTTTAAAAATATCGTGGGTATTGGTGATGACAGCCAGCCCTGGTCCAGCCGCAAGGTCGGCTCGATTTTAGTTAGCAAGATGACGGTTGCCGGCGAGTAA
- the nusB gene encoding transcription antitermination factor NusB, with amino-acid sequence MTLDVAKPKSSRRRSREFAVQGIYQWLLAGDNVGNIEAFLRESNTSFARADEKLFRAILFGAIKDMKSLQDAIAPHVDRPMDEVSMVEAAVLCVGAYEIISMPETPYPVIINEAIELAKTFGGLDGHKFVNGVLDKLAALVRSEEVSAGRGKRHA; translated from the coding sequence ATGACCCTCGATGTAGCAAAACCAAAATCATCCCGTCGTCGCTCACGCGAATTTGCCGTGCAAGGTATTTATCAATGGCTATTGGCTGGCGATAATGTCGGTAATATTGAGGCTTTTTTACGGGAAAGTAATACTAGTTTTGCCCGTGCTGACGAAAAACTATTTCGCGCCATTTTATTTGGTGCAATCAAGGATATGAAATCCTTGCAAGACGCCATTGCACCTCACGTTGATCGCCCTATGGATGAAGTTAGCATGGTGGAAGCAGCTGTATTGTGTGTGGGGGCTTATGAAATTATTTCCATGCCGGAAACGCCGTATCCTGTCATCATCAATGAGGCAATCGAGCTGGCTAAAACATTTGGCGGGCTGGATGGGCATAAGTTTGTTAACGGGGTGCTGGATAAATTGGCAGCGCTGGTACGCAGTGAAGAAGTCAGTGCGGGGCGCGGTAAACGCCATGCTTAA
- the yjgA gene encoding ribosome biogenesis factor YjgA, whose translation MATPKHDLPDDDIEYVSKTEMKREMTALQQLGEKLIPLDKKQLATLKLPERLFDAILAAKKITANGATARQKQFIGKLMRDVDPEPINELLNKLAGLSDRHSAWLHRLERLREGMLADPKIVENFVNEHPSVEIQQLRQLVRNALKERELQKPAKAFRELFKLIKQYIPEPALPGLEASGPEEEDEE comes from the coding sequence ATGGCAACACCAAAACACGACCTTCCTGACGACGATATCGAGTACGTCAGCAAAACAGAAATGAAGCGCGAGATGACTGCGCTGCAACAGCTTGGCGAAAAACTGATTCCGCTGGACAAAAAGCAACTGGCTACGCTTAAACTGCCAGAACGGCTGTTTGACGCCATTTTAGCGGCAAAAAAAATCACCGCTAACGGAGCAACAGCAAGGCAAAAGCAGTTTATTGGCAAACTCATGCGAGATGTTGACCCGGAGCCCATCAATGAGCTACTGAATAAACTGGCAGGCTTGTCAGATCGCCACAGTGCATGGCTGCATCGCTTAGAGCGTTTACGTGAAGGCATGCTGGCTGACCCGAAAATTGTTGAAAATTTTGTAAACGAGCACCCGTCAGTAGAAATTCAGCAACTGCGTCAGCTGGTTCGCAATGCTTTAAAAGAGCGCGAGCTGCAAAAACCAGCCAAAGCGTTCCGCGAATTATTTAAGCTGATTAAGCAATATATTCCAGAGCCTGCTCTGCCCGGGCTTGAAGCGTCTGGCCCTGAGGAAGAAGACGAAGAATAA
- a CDS encoding alpha/beta hydrolase — protein MSNAELLPCVEIETADQPTASVIWLHGLGADGNDFSGIVPDLQLPEQLAVRFVFPHAPHMPISCNNGYVMRAWYDILHFDQMSRQADVAGVKASVEMIRALITRENQRGIPSERIILAGFSQGGAIAYTAGTLHPEKLAGIVALSTYLPAPELIQAGLSNQDTPIFAAHGSADPVVGLALGEAAKDKLGELGFTVSWQTWPMQHSVCMPEIQAIGQFVRQRLA, from the coding sequence ATGAGTAATGCCGAATTACTACCCTGCGTAGAAATTGAAACTGCCGATCAGCCCACCGCCAGTGTCATCTGGCTGCATGGTCTTGGCGCAGACGGTAACGATTTTTCAGGCATTGTTCCGGATTTGCAATTGCCCGAGCAACTGGCAGTACGCTTTGTCTTTCCGCACGCGCCCCATATGCCAATTAGCTGCAACAACGGCTATGTAATGCGGGCCTGGTACGATATTTTGCATTTTGATCAGATGAGCCGCCAGGCCGATGTAGCAGGTGTAAAGGCATCGGTAGAGATGATCCGCGCCCTGATCACACGTGAAAACCAGCGCGGCATCCCCAGTGAGCGCATTATTCTGGCCGGATTTTCACAAGGCGGCGCAATTGCCTATACCGCTGGTACGCTGCACCCGGAAAAACTGGCAGGGATAGTGGCGCTATCGACTTACCTGCCTGCCCCCGAACTGATTCAAGCCGGGCTAAGCAATCAGGACACCCCCATCTTTGCCGCACACGGCAGCGCAGATCCTGTGGTTGGGCTTGCGCTGGGGGAAGCCGCCAAAGATAAGCTGGGCGAGCTGGGATTCACTGTTAGCTGGCAAACATGGCCAATGCAGCACTCGGTCTGCATGCCAGAAATCCAGGCCATCGGGCAATTTGTTCGCCAGCGTTTAGCCTAA
- a CDS encoding DNA-3-methyladenine glycosylase family protein: protein MSATYGKPAYWDQATAGLAAADPVMAGLIARYPGVSLEGRGEVFHTLARAIVGQQISVKAADSVWARFAAHLQKIEAARVLESSVEELRTCGLSARKVEYLYDLARHQQAGFLDAALWYDLDDEAVVGKLVDIRGIGRWTAEMFLIFYLLRPNVLPLDDIGLLKAIALLYHGGERLPRGDIGDLAQKWQPWRTVATWYLWRSLDPVPVEY, encoded by the coding sequence ATGAGCGCTACTTATGGAAAGCCTGCCTATTGGGATCAAGCCACTGCCGGGCTGGCTGCTGCTGATCCTGTGATGGCCGGTTTGATTGCCCGTTACCCCGGTGTCAGCCTGGAGGGGCGTGGCGAAGTGTTTCATACACTGGCCCGTGCCATTGTCGGCCAGCAAATTTCTGTTAAGGCGGCAGATTCGGTATGGGCGCGTTTTGCTGCTCATTTGCAAAAAATTGAAGCTGCACGCGTACTGGAAAGCAGTGTGGAGGAATTGCGCACCTGTGGCTTATCCGCCCGCAAAGTAGAGTACCTTTATGATTTAGCCAGACACCAGCAGGCAGGTTTTCTGGATGCAGCGCTCTGGTATGATCTGGATGATGAGGCGGTCGTTGGCAAGCTGGTCGATATCCGCGGTATAGGCCGCTGGACCGCTGAAATGTTTCTTATCTTTTACCTGCTCCGCCCTAATGTGCTGCCACTGGATGATATCGGCTTGCTTAAGGCCATTGCACTGCTTTATCACGGCGGAGAGCGTCTGCCCCGTGGTGATATTGGTGACTTGGCGCAAAAATGGCAGCCGTGGCGCACTGTCGCCACATGGTATCTGTGGCGCAGCCTGGATCCGGTACCGGTGGAGTATTAA
- the pta gene encoding phosphate acetyltransferase: MQTFFVAPTRQNVGLTSVSLGVVRALQHQGLKVGFVKPVSQEPQGVERSTHFASQICQIECIPSLSIAQVIARVSAGQNDELLEDIISLCLGAAHDVDVLVVEGMHLDPSNAFTARLNNEVARSLQAEVILVASASATGAVAESRLAASQLKNEGCKVAGVIFNKAAAQFDAASVQYELDGIPLWGVIRFDPVLLAPRTLDIARHLNAEILIEGDIASRRVLETVVAARSVPEVIERLKAGALVVSAGDRDDVMLATALSASQGVQLAGLLLTHSSQPDSRILELSRQALTSGIPVMRTDSDSFNTAIRITQLQPAVATDDSERMNLVLDAVSEQIDMAMLMNAVQVPPSTRMSPPAFRYQLIQKARSVRKTVVLPEGEEPRTIRAAIVCEEKGIAHCVLLGKRATIEAIAAAQGVVLPDSLEILDPDVIRHEYVEPMVELRKSKGLTAGQALQQLEDTVVLGTMMLAVNKVDGLVSGAIHTTASTVRPALQLIKTAPGSSIVSSVFFMLMPEQVLVYGDCAINPNPNAAQLAEIAKQSADSARAFGVDPKVAMISYSTGKSGAGADVDKVREATELARNLYPDLILDGPLQYDAASVSEVAAQKAPSSAVAGKATVFVFPDLNTGNTTYKAVQRSAHVVSVGPMLQGLRKPVNDLSRGALVDDIVFTIALTAIQAQDLAA; encoded by the coding sequence ATGCAAACCTTTTTTGTGGCTCCAACCCGACAAAATGTCGGACTGACTTCGGTTTCTTTGGGTGTGGTTCGTGCGCTGCAGCACCAGGGTCTGAAAGTGGGTTTCGTAAAGCCGGTTTCTCAGGAGCCGCAGGGTGTTGAACGTTCTACTCACTTTGCTTCACAAATTTGCCAGATTGAATGCATACCGTCTTTATCAATTGCACAGGTAATTGCCCGCGTGTCAGCAGGGCAGAATGATGAATTACTGGAAGATATTATTAGTCTTTGTCTGGGTGCAGCACATGATGTAGATGTGCTGGTGGTTGAAGGAATGCACTTAGATCCAAGCAATGCGTTTACTGCCAGACTGAATAATGAAGTGGCACGCAGCCTGCAGGCAGAAGTAATCTTGGTAGCGAGCGCAAGCGCAACAGGTGCAGTGGCGGAGTCTCGTCTGGCAGCCAGTCAGTTGAAAAACGAAGGCTGCAAAGTTGCCGGGGTGATTTTCAATAAGGCTGCCGCCCAGTTTGATGCAGCTTCTGTGCAATATGAGCTGGACGGTATCCCGCTCTGGGGGGTAATCAGGTTCGACCCTGTTTTGCTTGCGCCACGTACCCTGGATATTGCTCGTCACTTAAATGCAGAAATCCTGATTGAAGGTGATATTGCTAGTCGCCGTGTGCTGGAAACCGTGGTTGCAGCCCGTTCCGTGCCTGAAGTGATTGAACGCCTGAAAGCAGGCGCGCTGGTTGTGAGTGCCGGGGACAGAGATGATGTGATGCTGGCTACGGCTCTGTCGGCAAGCCAGGGTGTGCAATTGGCCGGTTTGTTGCTTACCCATTCAAGTCAGCCAGATAGCCGTATTCTGGAATTATCACGTCAGGCGCTGACCAGTGGTATTCCGGTAATGCGTACAGATAGCGACAGTTTTAATACTGCGATTCGTATTACCCAGTTGCAGCCTGCGGTGGCAACAGATGATAGTGAGCGCATGAATCTGGTGCTCGATGCAGTATCTGAGCAAATTGATATGGCGATGCTGATGAACGCAGTACAAGTGCCGCCGTCTACCCGGATGTCGCCACCCGCTTTTCGCTACCAGCTCATTCAGAAAGCGCGTTCGGTTCGTAAAACCGTGGTCTTGCCCGAAGGGGAAGAGCCACGCACGATTCGTGCAGCGATTGTGTGTGAGGAAAAAGGGATTGCCCACTGCGTTTTATTAGGTAAACGTGCCACGATCGAAGCTATTGCCGCCGCACAAGGTGTGGTGTTGCCCGATAGCTTGGAAATCCTGGACCCGGATGTAATTCGCCATGAGTATGTTGAGCCTATGGTTGAGTTGCGTAAGAGCAAGGGGCTGACTGCAGGGCAGGCCTTGCAACAGCTGGAAGACACCGTGGTGCTCGGCACGATGATGCTGGCGGTTAATAAAGTTGATGGTCTGGTGTCAGGCGCAATTCATACCACAGCAAGCACTGTACGCCCTGCACTGCAATTGATTAAAACGGCGCCGGGCTCTTCTATTGTGTCGTCGGTGTTCTTTATGCTGATGCCAGAGCAAGTCTTGGTTTACGGCGATTGTGCGATTAACCCTAACCCTAATGCAGCCCAGCTGGCAGAAATTGCCAAACAAAGCGCAGACAGTGCCCGTGCTTTTGGTGTGGATCCTAAAGTGGCCATGATCAGCTACAGCACAGGTAAATCAGGTGCGGGTGCCGATGTAGATAAAGTGCGTGAAGCCACCGAGCTGGCGCGCAATCTCTATCCTGACCTGATACTGGATGGTCCTTTGCAGTACGACGCAGCATCCGTGTCAGAAGTGGCGGCTCAAAAAGCACCGAGTAGTGCTGTGGCGGGTAAGGCAACGGTATTTGTATTTCCTGATCTCAATACGGGGAACACCACCTACAAGGCCGTGCAGCGTAGTGCTCATGTGGTCAGCGTTGGTCCGATGTTGCAAGGCTTGCGTAAACCGGTGAATGATTTATCGCGCGGCGCTTTGGTCGATGATATTGTCTTTACCATTGCGCTGACCGCTATTCAGGCGCAGGACTTGGCGGCCTGA